One genomic segment of Gossypium arboreum isolate Shixiya-1 chromosome 3, ASM2569848v2, whole genome shotgun sequence includes these proteins:
- the LOC108476525 gene encoding sterol 14-demethylase-like, producing the protein MEADDKFLNMGILIVATLVVAKLISFLIMPRSKRQVPPVIKSWPVIGGLLRFMKGPIVMIREEYPKLGSVFTLNMFNKKITFLIGPEVSAHFFKASESDLSQQEVYQFNVPTFGPGVVFDVDYSIRQEQFRFFTEALRVNKLKGYVDQMVTEAEDYFSKWGDSGEVDLKYELEHLIILTASRCLLGREVRDKLFDDVSALFHDLDNGMLPISVIFPYLPIPAHRRRDQARKKLAEIFANIISSRKNAGKYENDMLQYFIDSKYKDGRPTTETEITGLLIAALFAGQHTSSITSTWTGAYLLRHKEFLSAVVEEQKKLMRKHGSNVDHDVLSEMDTLYRCIKEALRLHPPLIILLRSSHSDFSVKTRDGKEYDIPKGHIVATSPAFANRLPYIYKDPDTYDPDRFSVGREEDKAAGAFSYISFGGGRHGCLGEPFAYLQIKAIWSHLLRNFEFELVSPFPEIDWNAMVVGVKGKVMVRYKRRQLSVE; encoded by the exons ATGGAAGCAGACGACAAGTTTTTGAACATGGGTATTCTCATAGTTGCCACTCTAGTAGTGGCCAAACTCATATCGTTCCTCATAATGCCCAGATCTAAGAGGCAGGTGCCGCCAGTAATCAAAAGCTGGCCTGTAATTGGTGGGCTCCTTCGATTCATGAAAGGGCCCATCGTGATGATCCGGGAGGAGTACCCAAAGCTCGGCAGTGTTTTCACGTTGAACATGTTTAACAAGAAGATAACTTTCTTGATCGGACCTGAGGTTTCAGCACACTTCTTTAAGGCTTCAGAATCAGACCTCAGCCAACAGGAAGTTTATCAGTTCAATGTGCCGACTTTCGGCCCTGGTGTGGTGTTTGATGTGGATTACTCAATAAGGCAAGAGCAGTTCCGGTTCTTTACGGAGGCCCTTCGAGTTAATAAACTTAAGGGTTATGTAGATCAGATGGTTACTGAAGCTGAG GACTACTTCTCTAAATGGGGGGATAGTGGTGAGGTGGACCTCAAATATGAGTTGGAGCATCTGATTATCTTAACGGCTAGCAGGTGTCTTTTGGGTCGAGAAGTACGTGATAAGCTTTTCGATGATGTGTCTGCACTCTTTCATGATCTTGATAACGGCATGCTCCCTATCAGTGTTATCTTCCCTTACCTGCCCATCCCTGCTCATCGCCGTCGTGATCAAGCTCGAAAGAAGCTTGCAGAAATCTTTGCAAATATCATTTCCTCTCGTAAAAATGCTGGCAAGTACGAGAATGATATGTTGCAATACTTCATTGACTCTAAGTACAAAGATGGTCGTCCAACTACAGAGACTGAAATAACTGGCTTGCTCATTGCTGCGCTCTTTGCCGGGCAGCATACCAGTTCCATTACTTCAACTTGGACAGGTGCCTATCTCCTTCGTCATAAGGAGTTCCTATCAGCAGTGGTGGAGGAGCAGAAAAAACTAATGCGAAAGCATGGAAGCAATGTTGATCATGATGTTTTATCTGAGATGGACACCTTGTACCGGTGCATTAAGGAAGCCCTGAGACTTCACCCTCCACTGATTATACTTCTGCGCAGCTCACACAGTGATTTTAGTGTAAAAACACGAGACGGGAAAGAGTATGACATCCCGAAGGGTCACATAGTTGCAACATCACCAGCATTTGCAAACAGGCTTCCTTATATTTACAAGGATCCAGACACATATGATCCTGATAGATTCAGTGTTGGGAGGGAAGAAGACAAGGCAGCAGGGGCTTTCTCGTATATTTCCTTTGGAGGCGGCAGGCATGGTTGCCTAGGTGAACCGTTTGCTTACCTTCAGATAAAGGCTATATGGAGCCATTTGTTGAGGAACTTCGAGTTTGAGCTTGTGTCACCTTTCCCTGAGATTGACTGGAATGCTATGGTGGTTGGCGTGAAAGGGAAGGTGATGGTTCGTTACAAGCGGCGACAGCTTTCTGTTGAATAG
- the LOC108479351 gene encoding protein NRT1/ PTR FAMILY 6.1: MGSREIKSPEDMLETPASLEVDGRSRKKLGVFFIESDNRRTAFGRGYTGGTTPVDIHGKPIADLSKTGGWIAALFIFGNEMAERMAYFGLSVNMVAFMFYVMHRPFSSSSNAVNNFLGISQASSVLGGFLADAYLGRYWTIAIFTTIYLAGLIGITLCASMKIFVPNQDQCDQLSLLLGSCEPAKPWQMLYLYVVLYITAFGAAGIRPCVSSFGADQFDERSKDYKTLLDRFFNFFYLCVTIGAIVAFTLVVYIQIERGWGAAFGSLAIAMGVSNMLFFAGTPLYRHRLPGGSPLTRVAQVLVAAFKKRHVPFTRSELVGLYELPGRHSAIKGSGKIPHTDDFRCLDKAALQLKEDGGNPSPWRLCTVTQVEEVKILVKIIPIPACTIMLNVILTEFITLSIQQAYTLNTHIGKLKLPVTCMPVFPGLSIFLVLCLYYSVFVPVSRRITGHPHGASQLQRVGIGLFISILSVAWGGVFERFRRGYAIKHGYKFSFLTPMPDLSAYWLLIQYCLIGIAEVFSIVGLLEFLYEEAPDAMKSIGSAYAAIAGGLGCFAASIINSIVKSVTRNPENKQQSWLSQNINNAKFDYFYWLLTVLSIINFCIFLYSAHRYKYRTEQTFEAWETKQNILAEDS; encoded by the exons ATGGGTAGCAGAGAAATCAAATCGCCTGAAGATATGCTTGAGACACCAGCTAGTTTGGAAGTGGATGGAAGGTCCAGGAAGAAACTGGGGGTGTTTTTTATCGAGTCTGATAATAGACGAACAGCTTTTGGGCGTGGTTATACTGGGGGCACAACGCCTGTTGATATCCATGGGAAGCCTATTGCAGATCTTTCAAAGACTGGGGGATGGATTGCCGCcttatttatttttg GAAATGAGATGGCCGAACGAATGGCTTATTTTGGCCTATCGGTGAACATGGTGGCCTTTATGTTCTATGTTATGCATAGACCCTTTTCAAGTTCTTCAAATGCAGTTAACAATTTCCTGGGGATATCTCAAGCATCCTCTGTCCTTGGTGGTTTTCTAGCCGATGCTTATCTCGGTCGATATTGGACAATAGCCATTTTCACTACTATTTATCTTGCG GGTTTGATAGGGATAACTTTATGTGCATCCATGAAAATTTTTGTGCCAAATCAAGATCAATGCGATCAACTGTCCCTGCTTTTGGGTAGTTGCGAGCCTGCAAAACCATGGCAGATGCTTTACCTCTATGTTGTCCTTTATATAACTGCTTTCGGAGCCGCGGGTATAAGACCCTGCGTCTCGTCTTTTGGGGCTGATCAGTTTGATGAAAGAAGTAAAGATTACAAGACCCTCCTGGATAGGTTTTTCAACTTCTTTTACCTCTGTGTTACTATTGGGGCAATTGTGGCATTCACTCTGGTAGTCTACATCCAGATAGAGCGTGGATGGGGAGCTGCCTTCGGTTCATTAGCTATAGCTATGGGAGTGTCCAACATGTTGTTCTTTGCTGGTACTCCTTTATACAGGCATAGGTTGCCTGGAGGCAGCCCCCTAACCCGAGTTGCTCAGGTCCTCGTTGCTGCCTTCAAGAAACGACATGTCCCTTTTACTAGAAGCGAGTTAGTAGGCCTCTACGAGCTCCCTGGAAGACATTCTGCTATAAAGGGCAGTGGAAAGATACCTCATACTGACGATTTCAG ATGCTTGGATAAGGCAGCACTCCAATTGAAGGAAGACGGGGGCAATCCAAGTCCCTGGAGGCTCTGCACAGTGACTCAAGTAGAGGAAGTCAAGATACTCGTTAAAATTATTCCAATACCAGCTTGCACGATTATGCTGAATGTTATCTTAACAGAATTTATAACTCTCTCAATACAGCAGGCATACACCTTGAATACTCACATTGGTAAACTCAAACTCCCAGTAACATGCATGCCTGTATTTCCCGGCCTCAGCATATTTCTTGTACTGTGTCTCTATTACTCCGTATTCGTTCCTGTATCACGACGCATCACCGGTCATCCACACGGTGCTTCTCAGCTTCAGAGAGTAGGCATTGGTCTGTTTATTTCCATCTTATCTGTAGCCTGGGGTGGGGTTTTCGAAAGGTTTCGAAGAGGCTACGCTATAAAACACGGGTACAAGTTTAGTTTCCTAACTCCCATGCCCGATCTAAGTGCATACTGGTTGTTGATCCAGTATTGCCTAATTGGTATAGCTGAAGTGTTTTCCATAGTGGGGCTATTGGAGTTTCTATACGAGGAAGCTCCGGATGCAATGAAGAGTATAGGCTCTGCATATGCTGCTATAGCTGGTGGCTTGGGTTGTTTCGCTGCCAGTATAATCAACAGTATCGTCAAATCGGTTACAAGGAACCCAGAGAATAAGCAGCAGTCTTGGCTATCTCAGAATATAAACAATGCGAAATTCGATTATTTTTACTGGCTGCTTACAGTTCTTTCTATAATCAATTTCTGCATTTTTCTGTATTCAGCACATAGGTACAAGTACAGGACAGAGCAGACATTTGAGGCGTGGGAAACCAAACAAAACATCCTGGCTGAGGATAGCTAA